A stretch of the Streptomyces venezuelae genome encodes the following:
- a CDS encoding MFS transporter: MPSPYRAIFAAPGTTAFSTAGFIGRLPLSMVGIGIVTMISELTGRYKLAGLVTATLALAAAVMGPQVSRLVDQYGQRRVLRPATLIAVASVSGLLLAAANGLPEWTWFVFAVGAGVVPSVGSMIRARWTAIYRDSPRELHTAYSFESVVDEICFIFGPILAIGLSTTWFPEAGPLVAAVCLLVGTWWLTAQRSTEPEPHPRATHTEGDKGSALRSPGLQVLVATFVATGAIFGSIDVVTLAFAEEEGHKSAASVVLAVWALGSCLAGVVFGLLHLKGKAERRWVLGVSAMAVSMIPLLLAGNLPFLAVALFVSGLAIAPTMVTTMALIETHVPRAKLTEGMTWTSTGLAVGVALGSSVAGWVIDSSGARTGYVVSISAGAAAAAVAFAGYRRLTRPAQGEETSGDGDGDSREVREHVA, translated from the coding sequence GTGCCCAGTCCCTACCGCGCGATATTCGCCGCCCCCGGCACCACGGCGTTCAGCACCGCCGGATTCATCGGACGGCTGCCGCTGTCCATGGTGGGCATCGGAATCGTGACGATGATCTCCGAGCTCACCGGCCGCTACAAGCTGGCCGGCCTGGTCACCGCCACCCTCGCCCTGGCCGCCGCCGTGATGGGCCCCCAGGTGTCCCGCCTGGTCGACCAGTACGGCCAGCGCCGGGTGCTGCGGCCCGCCACGCTCATCGCCGTGGCCTCGGTGTCCGGGCTGCTGCTCGCCGCCGCGAACGGCCTGCCGGAGTGGACCTGGTTCGTGTTCGCCGTGGGGGCCGGCGTGGTGCCGAGCGTCGGCTCGATGATCCGGGCCCGCTGGACGGCGATCTACCGGGACTCCCCGCGCGAGCTGCACACCGCCTACTCCTTCGAGTCCGTGGTGGACGAGATCTGCTTCATTTTCGGCCCGATCCTGGCCATCGGACTGTCCACCACCTGGTTCCCCGAGGCCGGCCCGCTGGTCGCCGCGGTCTGCCTGCTGGTGGGCACCTGGTGGCTGACCGCACAGCGGAGCACCGAGCCGGAACCCCACCCGCGCGCCACCCACACCGAGGGGGACAAGGGCTCCGCCCTCCGCTCCCCCGGCCTGCAGGTCCTGGTGGCCACCTTCGTGGCCACCGGCGCGATCTTCGGCTCCATCGACGTGGTGACCCTGGCCTTCGCCGAGGAGGAGGGGCACAAGTCGGCGGCCAGCGTCGTGCTGGCGGTCTGGGCCCTCGGCTCCTGCCTGGCGGGCGTGGTCTTCGGCCTGCTGCACCTGAAGGGCAAAGCCGAACGCCGCTGGGTACTGGGCGTCAGTGCGATGGCCGTGAGTATGATCCCCCTGCTACTGGCCGGGAACCTGCCGTTTCTGGCCGTGGCGCTCTTCGTCTCGGGTCTCGCCATCGCTCCGACGATGGTCACGACGATGGCCCTGATCGAGACGCACGTACCACGCGCGAAGCTGACCGAGGGCATGACCTGGACAAGCACCGGGCTCGCGGTCGGGGTCGCGCTCGGGTCCTCCGTGGCCGGCTGGGTCATCGACTCGTCGGGCGCCCGGACCGGGTACGTCGTCTCCATCTCGGCGGGGGCTGCCGCGGCGGCGGTTGCGTTCGCGGGTTACCGCCGGCTGACGAGGCCGGCGCAAGGGGAGGAGACCTCTGGCGATGGGGACGGCGACAGCAGGGAAGTCCGGGAGCACGTGGCGTAA
- a CDS encoding ferrochelatase, which produces MSDQLPSPANGAAGPARPYDALLLLSFGGPEGPDDVVPFLENVTRGRGIPRERLKEVGQHYFGFGGVSPINAQNRELLDALRKDFADHGMDLPVYWGNRNWAPYLTDVMRDMAADGRRRIAVLATSAYASYSGCRQYRENLADALAVLEQEGFDLPRVDKLRHYFNHPGFVQPMIDGVLAALDSLPEGVRDGARLAFTTHSIPTAAADASGPAEDHTSGGEGGAYVRQHLDVARVIADAVRVETGVERPWQLVYQSRSGAPHIPWLEPDICDHLEAEQADGAPAVVMVPIGFVSDHMEVLYDLDTEAMAKAAELGLPVARSATVGADPRFAAAVRDLVLERAASERGEPVERCALGLLGPAQDLCAVGCCPAREPRPAAAGVDSPYA; this is translated from the coding sequence ATGTCAGACCAGCTCCCCAGCCCCGCGAACGGCGCTGCCGGCCCGGCCCGCCCCTACGACGCCCTCCTGCTGCTGTCCTTCGGCGGCCCGGAGGGACCCGACGACGTCGTGCCCTTCCTGGAGAACGTGACCCGCGGCCGGGGCATCCCGCGCGAGCGCCTCAAGGAGGTCGGGCAGCACTACTTCGGCTTCGGCGGGGTCAGCCCGATCAACGCGCAGAACCGGGAGCTGCTGGACGCCCTCCGGAAGGACTTCGCCGACCACGGCATGGACCTCCCGGTCTACTGGGGCAACCGGAACTGGGCGCCGTACCTGACGGACGTGATGCGCGACATGGCGGCCGACGGGCGGCGCCGCATCGCCGTGCTGGCCACCAGCGCCTATGCCTCGTACTCGGGCTGCCGCCAGTACCGCGAGAACCTCGCAGACGCGCTGGCCGTGCTCGAGCAGGAGGGCTTCGACCTGCCGCGGGTGGACAAGCTGCGGCACTACTTCAACCACCCCGGCTTTGTGCAGCCCATGATCGACGGGGTGCTGGCCGCGCTGGACTCCCTCCCCGAGGGCGTACGGGACGGGGCCCGGCTGGCCTTCACCACGCACTCCATCCCGACCGCGGCGGCCGACGCCTCCGGTCCGGCCGAGGACCACACCTCGGGCGGCGAGGGCGGCGCGTACGTCCGCCAGCACCTGGACGTCGCCCGGGTGATCGCCGACGCGGTGCGCGTCGAGACGGGCGTGGAACGGCCGTGGCAGCTCGTCTACCAGTCGCGCAGCGGCGCCCCCCACATCCCGTGGCTGGAGCCGGACATCTGCGACCACCTGGAGGCCGAGCAGGCCGACGGGGCTCCGGCGGTGGTGATGGTGCCGATCGGCTTCGTCTCGGACCACATGGAGGTCCTGTACGACCTCGACACCGAGGCGATGGCCAAGGCGGCCGAGCTGGGCCTCCCGGTGGCCCGGTCGGCCACCGTGGGCGCCGACCCGCGGTTCGCGGCGGCGGTCCGCGATCTGGTGCTGGAGCGGGCCGCGAGCGAGCGCGGCGAGCCGGTCGAGCGCTGTGCGCTGGGGCTGCTCGGC